The following proteins come from a genomic window of Gimesia chilikensis:
- a CDS encoding TIGR03067 domain-containing protein, translating to MKTLMGLAVLSGLLSVVNVNNLQAEEKIKPEVRQALQTFAGTWQIKSVEPKRATQAARRLVFRKDLTYAALDENGKELWSGTFDLDPTASPGIWDHRSHEARKKGGDALGIYELDGNRLKVCCAVGTWNNKQWMGKPRPTKFQLPTADVVLLLERVTSAP from the coding sequence ATGAAAACACTTATGGGATTGGCCGTGTTGTCCGGTTTGCTGTCAGTAGTAAACGTAAATAATCTGCAGGCAGAAGAAAAAATAAAACCAGAAGTCAGACAGGCTCTGCAGACGTTTGCCGGTACGTGGCAGATCAAGTCCGTAGAACCCAAAAGGGCCACGCAAGCTGCCAGGCGACTGGTCTTCCGTAAGGATCTGACTTACGCAGCTCTGGACGAAAACGGAAAGGAACTCTGGTCGGGAACCTTCGATCTGGACCCGACCGCAAGCCCCGGGATCTGGGATCATCGTTCCCATGAGGCCCGGAAGAAAGGGGGCGATGCGCTGGGGATCTATGAACTTGACGGTAACCGGTTGAAGGTCTGTTGTGCCGTGGGAACGTGGAACAACAAACAATGGATGGGCAAACCGCGTCCTACGAAATTTCAATTACCGACGGCAGATGTCGTGCTGCTGCTGGAACGCGTCACGTCAGCTCCTTAG
- a CDS encoding aldehyde dehydrogenase family protein, protein MPAWPEKMFIDGKWVDGHSSTSWTITNPATREPLAEIAMADASDVDLAVTAARRAFDEGEWRRMDGLERGRLLFKLAERVRESAEDLAMTDTLNIGKPIRDTLGFDIPCGADMLESYAGLPDKIAGHSFGGLADNVTMQFREPMGVIAAIVPWNYPLTNAAIKLAPILACGNTVVLKPSEVSPLSALMLAKLAEEVGFPPGVINVIHGTGAEAGAALVKHPGINKIAFTGRHETGAQLMEAAKEGMKGVLLELGGKTPSVVFPDAPLDHVVNGVITGIFCHLGQICVAGSRLLVHESQHDELLERIIAKAQSLRQGDPTDPEMHLGCLATPTHCDFVRSRVEQAKQEGARMVLSGEISDDPLDCFFPPTIFDQVSPDMAVAKEEVFGPVLSVMTFKTEEEAIRIANDSDFGLMANIWSTDGTRALRVARELQAGRISINGGGYLRPNVPIYGYKKSGFGAELGFIEAAHELCNSKSVIYSLATEKSPWPE, encoded by the coding sequence ATGCCAGCCTGGCCAGAAAAAATGTTTATTGATGGAAAATGGGTCGACGGTCATTCCAGCACGAGTTGGACAATTACCAACCCGGCGACACGGGAACCGCTGGCGGAGATTGCCATGGCGGATGCGAGCGACGTCGATCTGGCTGTGACTGCAGCTCGACGTGCGTTTGACGAAGGCGAATGGCGGCGGATGGATGGCCTGGAGCGCGGGCGACTGCTGTTCAAGCTGGCCGAACGGGTGCGGGAATCGGCGGAAGACCTGGCGATGACCGATACGCTCAACATCGGCAAGCCAATTCGGGATACGCTCGGGTTCGATATTCCCTGCGGTGCGGACATGCTGGAAAGCTACGCCGGTCTGCCAGACAAAATTGCCGGCCACTCCTTTGGCGGTCTGGCCGACAACGTAACCATGCAGTTTCGTGAGCCGATGGGGGTGATCGCGGCGATTGTCCCCTGGAATTATCCGTTGACCAACGCGGCGATCAAGCTGGCCCCGATTCTCGCCTGTGGCAATACGGTTGTGCTGAAGCCCTCTGAAGTCTCTCCCCTGTCGGCGTTGATGCTGGCGAAGCTGGCGGAAGAAGTCGGCTTTCCACCCGGCGTGATCAATGTGATTCACGGAACGGGGGCAGAAGCAGGTGCTGCTCTCGTAAAACATCCCGGGATCAACAAAATCGCTTTCACGGGTCGTCACGAAACCGGTGCCCAGTTGATGGAAGCTGCCAAAGAGGGCATGAAAGGGGTGCTGCTGGAACTGGGTGGCAAGACGCCGAGCGTGGTCTTCCCCGATGCTCCGCTGGATCACGTTGTGAACGGCGTGATCACCGGTATTTTCTGTCACCTGGGACAGATCTGCGTGGCCGGTTCCCGTTTGCTGGTGCATGAGAGCCAGCACGATGAACTGCTGGAACGAATCATTGCCAAAGCCCAGAGTCTGCGGCAGGGAGATCCAACCGATCCGGAAATGCATCTGGGTTGTCTGGCGACGCCCACGCACTGCGACTTCGTACGCAGCCGCGTCGAACAGGCGAAACAGGAAGGGGCCCGCATGGTTTTGTCGGGTGAGATATCAGATGATCCGCTGGACTGCTTCTTCCCGCCCACCATTTTCGACCAGGTCTCTCCGGACATGGCGGTGGCGAAGGAAGAAGTCTTTGGACCGGTCTTAAGCGTGATGACCTTCAAGACCGAGGAAGAAGCGATTCGGATTGCCAACGATTCCGACTTTGGTCTGATGGCCAATATCTGGTCGACCGACGGCACAAGGGCACTGCGGGTCGCACGCGAACTGCAGGCCGGCCGGATTTCCATCAATGGCGGCGGCTACCTGCGACCGAACGTGCCGATCTATGGATATAAGAAGAGCGGGTTTGGCGCAGAGCTGGGCTTCATCGAAGCGGCGCATGAACTCTGCAATTCCAAATCGGTGATTTACTCCCTGGCGACTGAGAAATCTCCGTGGCCTGAGTAA
- a CDS encoding VWA domain-containing protein produces the protein MPFGENILNEETGFGTNDFAENPEPRVPCILVLDVSSSMAGAPIQQLNDGLICYKDELSADTLASKRVEVSIITFGSEVKTPVPFTTADGFYPPVLEANGMTYMGQAINQAIDSLEVRKQEYKNAGISYYRPWIFLITDGAPNDPDWEAAAGRAVAGDKAKSFSMFCVGVEGADFGTLQKFSPREPLKLKGLRFRDLFLWLSSSQQSVSRSTPGDEVPLDNPTTPDGWASIV, from the coding sequence ATGCCTTTTGGTGAAAATATACTTAATGAGGAAACAGGCTTTGGCACAAATGATTTTGCTGAGAATCCTGAACCCCGTGTCCCGTGTATTCTGGTATTGGATGTTTCCAGTTCCATGGCAGGCGCACCGATTCAGCAATTGAATGATGGACTGATTTGTTATAAAGATGAATTGAGCGCCGATACACTCGCTTCAAAGCGAGTTGAAGTCTCTATCATTACTTTCGGTTCTGAAGTCAAAACTCCTGTGCCGTTCACAACCGCAGACGGATTTTACCCTCCAGTACTGGAAGCCAATGGCATGACCTATATGGGACAGGCCATCAACCAGGCAATCGATTCCCTGGAAGTCAGAAAGCAGGAATACAAGAATGCCGGGATTTCCTACTATCGTCCCTGGATCTTTCTGATTACAGATGGCGCACCGAATGATCCTGACTGGGAAGCGGCTGCCGGCCGCGCAGTTGCTGGTGACAAGGCAAAATCATTTTCCATGTTCTGCGTCGGAGTAGAAGGGGCAGATTTCGGGACGCTGCAAAAATTCTCTCCCCGCGAACCATTGAAACTCAAAGGACTGCGATTTCGGGATCTGTTTTTATGGTTATCCAGCTCACAGCAGTCCGTGTCCCGTTCGACTCCCGGCGATGAAGTTCCGCTCGACAATCCAACAACACCTGATGGATGGGCGTCAATTGTATGA
- a CDS encoding sialidase family protein gives MRYIFRSFLFLIACTSYAAAQEKTESPLKLTMGEPHVIVRGIRPEEQLWGPYQFPRPYRLKDRYVVSVHVKNDDISNYGSTALWFESRDKGKTWQEVDASVAQECGLLLANGDRVYMPPESGVDVSEYKQIPWNKYTPAYDFSKQAKEGTLPIPDGMTFWMGGTTINAYNADRLPPSLSKKEWTLYRIPAGQTQPVLEQAGVDWPYLTRVVHVSRSGKKVLKSIFPRGNPKLGPDGAIWVSVFSGEGHLNPENGQYSPYYSAELFRSEDNGKTFQRRSHLEYEANGHEFPYKSGGFSDSDFEFMPDGSIVWFLRSTWYSSTGKEWDPMYMTRSTDMGRTWSKPIKFDRVGILPRLCRLENGMTLLCYARPGTFVRAALNDSGTKWTEPLVVMTPGDRSGLANKPVAEPTFHDWDGSCNNPEIVPLDDNSALLFYSDFYYPDENGVKRKTILCRKITVE, from the coding sequence ATGCGCTATATCTTTCGTTCCTTTTTATTCCTGATTGCCTGCACGAGCTACGCAGCCGCCCAGGAGAAAACAGAGTCTCCACTCAAATTGACAATGGGGGAGCCGCATGTGATTGTGCGGGGGATTCGGCCGGAGGAACAGCTTTGGGGGCCGTATCAGTTTCCGCGGCCCTATCGGTTGAAAGACCGGTATGTGGTTTCTGTGCATGTGAAAAATGACGACATCAGTAACTACGGCTCAACGGCACTCTGGTTTGAAAGCCGCGATAAGGGTAAAACCTGGCAAGAGGTTGATGCATCGGTGGCGCAGGAGTGCGGTCTGTTGCTGGCGAACGGCGACCGGGTTTACATGCCGCCGGAATCGGGTGTGGATGTAAGCGAGTACAAGCAGATCCCCTGGAACAAATACACGCCCGCCTATGATTTTTCAAAGCAGGCAAAGGAAGGGACGCTGCCGATCCCGGATGGGATGACCTTCTGGATGGGGGGCACGACGATCAATGCCTATAACGCAGATCGCCTGCCGCCAAGTCTGTCTAAAAAGGAATGGACGCTATATCGCATCCCCGCGGGTCAAACACAGCCGGTACTGGAACAGGCCGGGGTGGACTGGCCTTACCTGACGCGGGTGGTTCATGTCAGCCGTAGCGGGAAGAAGGTCTTGAAGTCGATCTTTCCGCGGGGGAATCCGAAGCTGGGGCCGGACGGGGCGATCTGGGTGAGCGTGTTTTCGGGAGAGGGGCATCTGAATCCGGAAAATGGTCAATACAGCCCTTACTACTCGGCGGAGCTCTTTCGTTCCGAGGACAATGGGAAAACGTTTCAGCGACGGTCGCATCTGGAATATGAAGCCAACGGCCACGAGTTCCCCTATAAGAGTGGCGGATTCAGCGACAGCGATTTTGAGTTTATGCCGGACGGCTCGATTGTCTGGTTCCTGCGGTCGACCTGGTATTCTTCGACCGGCAAGGAATGGGACCCGATGTATATGACGCGTTCGACCGATATGGGGCGGACCTGGTCGAAACCGATCAAGTTCGACCGGGTTGGGATTCTGCCGCGATTGTGTCGACTGGAGAACGGCATGACGCTGCTGTGTTATGCCCGTCCCGGAACATTCGTGCGAGCCGCTCTCAACGACAGTGGCACCAAGTGGACCGAACCTTTGGTGGTAATGACGCCCGGTGATCGAAGCGGGCTGGCTAATAAGCCGGTGGCAGAGCCGACCTTTCATGACTGGGACGGTTCCTGTAATAATCCGGAGATTGTCCCCTTGGATGATAACAGTGCCCTGCTCTTCTACAGCGATTTTTACTATCCGGATGAGAATGGTGTGAAACGGAAGACGATTCTGTGCCGGAAGATTACGGTGGAGTGA
- a CDS encoding S1/P1 nuclease, whose translation MKRFALLSVFVLFLFVTVRPAQAWNYAGHRIIAAIAWNQLTPERRTELVQLLKQHPRFEQDFQSRMPQIIKDATPEIQARWLFMRAATWPDIARSFKDADREKYHHGTWHYINQPIYLDDASKNALSTQLSANVATSIKAGDDVLGFNIIQALEYCVAQLKDPRVSQADKAVYFCWVMHLVGDSHQPLHSSALFSRRMFPEGDRGGNDIRIAKSNLHSQWDGLLGNSFKDSEIVSQAVGIERDPANKRLGESAAGDLNYVTWINESHELAREKGYSVEILEAARVSEAESGKFQKLSSLPQSYYRQAGSIAVKRAAQAGWRLAAVLEGVK comes from the coding sequence GTGAAACGATTTGCGCTACTATCTGTTTTTGTACTGTTCCTGTTCGTAACAGTTCGACCTGCCCAGGCCTGGAACTATGCGGGGCATCGGATCATCGCTGCGATCGCCTGGAATCAGTTGACGCCGGAACGGCGGACGGAACTGGTGCAGTTGCTCAAACAGCATCCCCGCTTCGAGCAGGATTTTCAGTCGCGGATGCCACAGATCATCAAGGATGCGACGCCGGAAATCCAGGCTCGCTGGCTGTTCATGCGGGCAGCGACCTGGCCGGATATTGCCCGGAGTTTCAAGGATGCGGACCGCGAGAAATATCATCATGGGACCTGGCATTACATCAACCAGCCGATCTATCTGGATGACGCTTCAAAAAACGCATTGAGTACGCAGCTCTCGGCGAACGTGGCGACGTCGATCAAAGCGGGAGACGATGTGCTGGGGTTTAATATTATTCAGGCCCTGGAATATTGTGTGGCGCAACTGAAAGACCCGCGTGTGAGTCAGGCGGATAAAGCCGTCTATTTCTGCTGGGTGATGCACCTGGTGGGTGACAGTCATCAGCCGCTGCATTCTTCGGCCCTGTTCAGCCGACGGATGTTTCCAGAGGGAGACCGGGGAGGCAATGATATTCGGATTGCAAAATCGAATCTGCATTCCCAGTGGGACGGCCTGCTGGGAAACAGCTTCAAGGATTCGGAGATTGTCAGCCAGGCGGTGGGGATCGAACGGGACCCCGCGAATAAGCGACTCGGCGAGAGCGCTGCCGGGGATTTGAATTATGTGACCTGGATCAATGAAAGCCACGAACTGGCGCGGGAGAAAGGATACAGCGTGGAAATACTGGAAGCAGCCCGCGTGAGTGAAGCTGAGAGTGGGAAGTTTCAGAAACTGTCATCGCTGCCTCAGAGTTATTATCGGCAGGCAGGTTCGATTGCGGTCAAGCGGGCGGCCCAGGCGGGCTGGCGACTGGCGGCGGTGCTGGAGGGTGTGAAGTAA
- a CDS encoding DUF1877 family protein, with protein sequence MGVTSGFRRLSTEDLSRLTEDAAAFESECRNYDTPDYLDMDKAGIELIFILDPVSMEFDTTEIEDTFPGLMDVLAGGAPVHEKIDLGYGPARVIPAESLRESLEEMASLTQEQFTELALSNEILSEMLMCELEESMIQEYHWPYLQSLSEFLRESLDQGMTVIRY encoded by the coding sequence ATGGGTGTGACCAGCGGATTTCGTCGACTTTCAACAGAAGATCTTTCCCGGCTGACAGAAGATGCTGCCGCGTTTGAATCGGAGTGTCGCAACTATGATACCCCGGATTACCTGGATATGGACAAGGCGGGTATCGAGTTGATCTTCATTCTCGATCCGGTGAGTATGGAATTCGATACGACCGAGATTGAGGACACATTTCCCGGCCTGATGGATGTGCTGGCAGGTGGCGCGCCGGTACACGAGAAGATTGATCTGGGGTATGGCCCTGCCAGGGTGATCCCGGCGGAATCGCTGCGAGAATCGCTGGAGGAAATGGCATCCCTGACACAGGAGCAGTTTACCGAACTGGCCCTGAGCAATGAGATCCTTTCCGAGATGCTGATGTGCGAACTCGAAGAATCGATGATCCAGGAGTATCACTGGCCTTATCTGCAATCGCTGTCTGAATTCCTGCGTGAGTCGCTTGACCAGGGGATGACTGTGATTCGCTATTAA
- a CDS encoding SDR family NAD(P)-dependent oxidoreductase, with protein sequence MLKLQNQVALVTGASKGIGAGIARELASAGAVVVVNYATDQAGAEAVVEEIIKSKGRAVAVQGDVSNAADAARLCKAAHAISGRLDILVNNAGVYQPMPLEELTEAEFQREFTINVLGPLLMIRESLPYFSSEGGNIINIGSGASRMCPPGFALYSASKSAVDAITGVLSKELAGLKIRVNSVNPGATLSEGTQAAGLYGTGADFEKQLVAMTPLNRIGTPEDIARVVAFLASDDARWLTGEVILASGGLR encoded by the coding sequence ATGTTGAAACTACAGAATCAGGTCGCCCTGGTGACCGGGGCTTCGAAAGGCATCGGGGCGGGAATCGCCCGGGAACTGGCATCGGCAGGAGCGGTGGTCGTCGTCAATTATGCGACCGACCAGGCTGGTGCGGAAGCCGTGGTTGAGGAGATCATAAAATCGAAAGGGCGCGCCGTCGCGGTTCAGGGAGATGTGTCAAACGCGGCCGATGCAGCACGCTTATGTAAAGCGGCGCATGCGATCTCGGGGCGGCTCGATATCCTGGTGAATAACGCCGGCGTCTATCAGCCGATGCCGCTGGAGGAGCTGACTGAGGCCGAGTTCCAGCGTGAGTTCACCATTAACGTTCTCGGACCTCTGCTGATGATTCGCGAATCGCTGCCGTACTTCAGTTCGGAAGGGGGCAATATCATTAACATCGGATCCGGTGCATCCCGGATGTGCCCTCCCGGATTTGCGCTCTATTCCGCCAGTAAAAGTGCCGTCGATGCGATTACCGGCGTGCTGTCGAAAGAGCTCGCCGGTCTGAAGATTCGGGTCAACTCCGTCAATCCCGGAGCCACACTCAGCGAGGGAACGCAGGCAGCCGGGCTGTACGGCACAGGAGCCGATTTCGAGAAGCAACTGGTGGCCATGACTCCCTTAAACCGAATCGGCACGCCGGAAGACATTGCCAGGGTGGTGGCGTTTCTCGCGTCGGATGATGCCCGCTGGCTGACCGGGGAGGTCATACTGGCTTCGGGGGGATTGCGTTAA
- a CDS encoding fatty acid cis/trans isomerase translates to MKNRVRYSAGVLLFLLAAGAIVGGIVWQQASEQADWQPFVLEPTTYPETTGSELAGSYYLDKIQPIFNRRCIVCHGCLDSPCLLKLTCYEGLLRGARKVNPDATHLFAEKPVRLFDQPSVAAWREQGFCNVVEQQGPPEERPAKSILFRMLVAGTEHNQPPFELQPLEPIYHSVNKHLCPCEQGIDTYLQQRPTAGMPFGMPALTADENQRFSEWISAGSPGPTAEVMAQVQQLKQPEVIARWEAFLNQQAPISPLVSRFIFEHAFLATLHFEESPGEYFRLVRSTTPPIQVKTDADGKQVVTASPVHEIKTARPYNNPYLPGVDKLYYRLKKVTESRVQKSLFVWQLSDAKLKHLDELFFQVEPVAGKSLEPGYSSHNPFEVFQAIPARSRAQFLVENSHLIVSGMIRGPVCVGNLATYAIKDNFWVFFVDPEHDPSVIKPELGLQSWEDFMNYGLEGNAVYNDAYFKVLDQYKPTGYEIYDVWDGNQQNSNAWLTILRNETNATVLRGRQGGIPPTFWLIDYSGFERLYYSLVVNYEYYGSVAQKLDTWEFMSRLRQEFEDNFLRLLPVDARKKYRDLWTRGIGQELLFRMPFPGENVGEGLEVEGTDPISGVLSQIQRQFTEAVSGPRDLLNTGNKPDVKLTDPVNDFDGWEAALSTLTMRTQLKFTPFLPSNTFIRLTKGEEHRVYSLVANRSYAFNNVVFDENGARQPELDTMSAYHGLVGDFPNLIVDLKIEDASAFLTELNAVSTTAEWIAWKNKFGTLRNSATFWPLLDWLTDWNFQNRQPDAGYFDLKYYMLLDSRY, encoded by the coding sequence TTGAAGAACAGGGTTCGCTATTCGGCTGGGGTACTGCTCTTTCTTCTGGCCGCCGGAGCGATTGTCGGAGGCATTGTCTGGCAGCAGGCAAGCGAACAGGCTGACTGGCAACCTTTCGTTCTAGAGCCCACTACGTATCCGGAGACCACCGGCTCCGAGCTCGCCGGCAGTTACTATCTCGACAAAATACAACCGATTTTCAACCGTCGCTGCATTGTCTGTCATGGTTGTCTCGACTCACCCTGCCTGCTCAAGCTTACCTGTTACGAAGGACTGCTCCGTGGTGCCCGCAAAGTCAATCCCGATGCCACGCACCTGTTCGCGGAAAAACCGGTCCGACTCTTCGACCAGCCTTCCGTGGCTGCCTGGCGGGAGCAGGGGTTCTGCAATGTCGTCGAACAGCAGGGGCCTCCCGAAGAACGCCCCGCGAAGAGCATCCTGTTCCGCATGCTGGTCGCCGGCACCGAACATAACCAGCCCCCCTTCGAACTGCAGCCACTCGAACCGATCTACCATTCCGTCAACAAACACCTTTGTCCGTGCGAGCAGGGCATCGACACCTATCTGCAACAACGCCCTACCGCAGGGATGCCTTTCGGAATGCCCGCCCTGACTGCGGACGAGAATCAGCGCTTTTCTGAATGGATTTCCGCCGGTTCCCCCGGACCCACAGCCGAGGTCATGGCCCAGGTCCAGCAACTGAAACAGCCGGAAGTCATCGCCCGCTGGGAAGCCTTTCTCAATCAACAAGCACCAATCTCCCCGCTGGTCAGCCGCTTTATCTTCGAGCATGCTTTCCTCGCGACATTACACTTCGAGGAATCCCCGGGTGAATACTTTCGCCTCGTCCGTTCCACGACACCGCCGATCCAGGTCAAAACCGATGCCGATGGCAAGCAGGTGGTCACCGCCAGTCCGGTGCACGAAATCAAGACGGCCCGACCTTATAATAATCCATACCTCCCGGGCGTCGACAAACTCTATTACCGGCTGAAAAAAGTGACCGAATCGCGGGTTCAGAAGTCACTCTTCGTCTGGCAGCTCAGCGACGCCAAACTGAAACACCTCGATGAGCTCTTCTTTCAGGTCGAACCGGTCGCCGGTAAAAGCCTGGAGCCCGGCTACAGCAGCCACAACCCCTTTGAAGTCTTCCAGGCGATTCCTGCCCGATCACGGGCGCAGTTTCTCGTGGAGAATTCACACCTGATCGTCAGCGGCATGATTCGCGGACCCGTCTGTGTGGGAAACCTGGCAACCTACGCCATCAAAGACAATTTCTGGGTCTTCTTTGTCGACCCTGAACATGATCCCTCGGTTATCAAGCCGGAACTCGGTCTGCAGTCCTGGGAAGACTTCATGAACTACGGCCTCGAAGGGAACGCCGTCTATAACGACGCCTATTTCAAGGTCCTCGATCAATACAAGCCGACCGGTTATGAGATATACGATGTCTGGGACGGGAATCAGCAGAACTCGAACGCCTGGCTCACCATCCTCCGCAATGAAACCAATGCGACCGTACTCCGCGGACGACAGGGGGGCATTCCGCCCACCTTCTGGCTGATCGACTACAGCGGCTTCGAACGCCTGTACTACTCCCTGGTCGTTAACTACGAATACTATGGCAGCGTCGCTCAGAAGCTCGATACCTGGGAATTCATGAGCCGATTGCGGCAGGAATTCGAAGACAACTTTCTCCGTCTGCTGCCGGTCGACGCGCGGAAGAAATACCGCGACCTCTGGACCCGCGGCATCGGACAGGAACTTCTCTTCCGCATGCCATTCCCAGGCGAAAATGTGGGCGAGGGACTCGAAGTAGAAGGCACCGACCCCATTTCCGGTGTGCTCAGCCAGATCCAACGTCAGTTCACAGAAGCAGTCAGCGGCCCACGCGACCTGCTTAACACCGGAAACAAACCGGACGTCAAACTGACCGACCCCGTGAACGACTTCGACGGCTGGGAGGCCGCGCTCTCCACCCTCACCATGCGCACGCAACTCAAGTTCACTCCGTTTCTACCCAGCAACACTTTCATCCGCCTGACCAAAGGGGAAGAGCACCGCGTCTACTCGCTGGTCGCGAACCGGTCGTATGCCTTCAACAATGTCGTCTTCGATGAAAACGGCGCCCGGCAACCCGAACTGGATACGATGAGCGCCTACCACGGTCTCGTGGGAGACTTCCCCAATCTGATCGTCGATCTGAAAATCGAAGACGCCTCCGCGTTTCTCACGGAACTCAATGCTGTCAGTACGACTGCGGAATGGATCGCCTGGAAAAACAAATTCGGCACCCTCCGCAACTCGGCCACTTTCTGGCCCCTGCTCGACTGGTTGACCGACTGGAATTTCCAGAACCGCCAGCCCGACGCCGGCTATTTCGACCTCAAATACTACATGCTCCTCGACTCCAGATACTAG
- a CDS encoding RNA polymerase sigma factor, whose product MYNPFLEADDDARQDIELVERARNGDRAALEALILRHQAWIYNIAVRMVFQPHDAEEVTQEVLLKAITRLSTFEGKSQFRTWLYRITVNHILNMKRRGGETEPHTFSSYAAAINNIPDLDLPDPKTVPVEIPLLVEEAKIACMTGMLLCLDRRQRLIFTLGEIFGVSDRVGSEIMEMSADSFRQNLSRARRDLYQFMQNQCGLVNEKNPCRCPKKTKGFINEGHVDPEHLLFVPEHFERINEVASGTVREIEDAVDRQYAALQRSYPFLQPDNPARWLQEILEQPGIRTALHLN is encoded by the coding sequence ATGTATAATCCCTTTTTAGAAGCCGATGACGATGCCCGGCAGGATATCGAACTGGTCGAGCGGGCCAGGAACGGAGATCGTGCTGCGCTGGAAGCCCTGATTCTCAGACATCAGGCCTGGATTTACAATATCGCGGTGCGGATGGTTTTCCAGCCTCATGATGCCGAAGAAGTCACGCAGGAAGTGCTGCTCAAAGCCATCACGCGGTTGAGCACCTTTGAGGGTAAGAGTCAGTTCCGCACGTGGCTCTATCGGATCACGGTCAATCATATTCTGAACATGAAACGTCGTGGTGGTGAAACAGAGCCGCATACTTTTTCCAGTTATGCCGCCGCGATCAACAATATTCCCGACCTGGATCTGCCTGATCCCAAGACAGTGCCTGTGGAGATTCCCCTGCTGGTAGAAGAGGCGAAAATCGCCTGTATGACCGGCATGCTGCTCTGCCTGGATCGCCGACAGCGATTGATTTTCACGCTGGGTGAAATCTTCGGCGTCAGCGACAGAGTCGGTAGCGAAATCATGGAGATGTCAGCAGACAGTTTTCGGCAGAATCTCTCCCGCGCCCGTCGGGACCTTTACCAGTTCATGCAGAACCAGTGCGGCCTGGTGAATGAAAAGAATCCCTGTCGTTGCCCGAAAAAAACGAAAGGTTTCATCAACGAAGGCCACGTCGATCCCGAACACCTGTTGTTCGTGCCTGAGCACTTTGAACGGATCAATGAAGTCGCCTCCGGCACGGTACGCGAAATCGAAGATGCCGTCGACCGGCAATATGCGGCTCTGCAGCGCAGTTATCCGTTTCTGCAGCCGGACAATCCGGCACGGTGGCTGCAAGAGATTCTGGAACAACCGGGCATCCGCACGGCGCTGCATCTGAACTGA
- a CDS encoding WD40 repeat domain-containing protein — protein sequence MSTRSLFLLIFLLFSACAEPLKSPGTAWSLAFSPQGDKLLAGGRFDNVTATRVYELTPERSLNQLTSLPTGASGAIWSPAGTQIFYLNLDESRIDLFDLQQQKVTSGCPCDFFPQGTLSLLNKNELIVAPCLIADFQPTKEPPVITQAFCPEGQPSTREFGGCDAGTVFRVSTSHRVEGPVAVSYAGGCPVEVWDYRDGDISLRYQLPDLKQCWIKVSDDGQQLATLGVAGLSIWNLTAEEPKRLIHFAEKRISPTGFHSLAAFQSRLSFSQDGHLLAVCFEDSVQVIDLTVRKVIFDRQFNQSDLVLSCALSPDGKTLAWSGNREMGIRLQAVRRTAATE from the coding sequence ATGTCCACCCGAAGTTTGTTCCTCCTGATCTTCCTGTTGTTCTCGGCCTGTGCTGAACCCCTGAAATCCCCAGGGACTGCCTGGAGTCTCGCGTTCTCTCCCCAGGGAGACAAGCTGCTGGCAGGGGGAAGGTTTGACAATGTCACCGCCACCCGCGTTTATGAATTGACTCCTGAGCGAAGCTTGAATCAGCTTACCTCTCTCCCGACAGGCGCAAGCGGAGCCATCTGGAGTCCTGCCGGGACACAAATCTTCTATCTGAATCTGGATGAGTCGCGCATCGATCTCTTCGACCTGCAGCAGCAGAAAGTAACCTCCGGCTGTCCCTGTGACTTCTTCCCCCAGGGGACCCTCAGCCTGCTCAACAAAAATGAACTGATTGTCGCACCCTGTCTGATTGCCGATTTTCAACCAACAAAAGAACCCCCGGTCATTACGCAGGCCTTCTGTCCCGAGGGTCAGCCTTCTACCCGGGAGTTTGGTGGATGTGATGCTGGTACGGTCTTCAGGGTAAGTACTTCTCATCGGGTGGAAGGACCGGTGGCCGTTTCATATGCAGGTGGCTGTCCCGTTGAAGTCTGGGACTACCGGGACGGCGATATCAGTCTGCGTTATCAACTTCCCGATCTGAAGCAGTGTTGGATTAAAGTCAGTGACGATGGTCAGCAGCTGGCCACGCTCGGCGTCGCCGGTCTGTCAATCTGGAATCTAACCGCTGAGGAACCGAAACGGCTTATCCATTTTGCTGAGAAACGAATCTCACCGACAGGCTTCCATTCGTTGGCAGCGTTTCAGAGTCGGCTCAGTTTCAGTCAGGACGGACACCTGCTTGCTGTCTGCTTTGAAGACTCAGTCCAGGTCATCGACCTTACCGTGCGAAAGGTGATATTTGATCGACAGTTTAATCAGAGCGATCTGGTTCTGAGTTGCGCTCTCAGTCCCGATGGCAAAACGCTCGCCTGGTCAGGAAATCGGGAAATGGGAATTCGGTTGCAGGCTGTCAGGCGGACAGCAGCAACCGAATAA